In Phocoena phocoena chromosome 12, mPhoPho1.1, whole genome shotgun sequence, the following proteins share a genomic window:
- the OGFRL1 gene encoding opioid growth factor receptor-like protein 1 produces the protein MGNLLGGVGVREPTTVEDCDSTWQTDSEPEPEEPGPGGGEGPGREPAQPPEPPEPPERAGGRPRASPAPDRDAEVAGTEQEADSTEVSAKPKRSFYAARDLYKYRHQYPQNFKDIRYQNDLSNLRFYKNKIPFKPDGVYIEEVLSKWKGDYEKLEYSHTYIQWLFPLREQGLNFYAKELTTYEIEEFKKTKEAIRRFLLAYKMMLEFFGIKLIDKTGNVARAVNWQERFQHLNESQHNYLRITRILKSLGELGYESFKSPLVKLILHEALVENTIPNIKQSALEYFVYTIRDRRERRRLLRFAQKHYTPSENFIWGPPRREQPEGSKAPKTPAPPTSGHHSQTSTHKKPKDSKNPSAAGRINSKAAEDKKVTPREPEEETDWPSSEAGSEAARSGDPEREGDADNSSPQPEETVAHALEKKERASPSEKDEERENRNKDCESPGETGSHDDAPLQ, from the exons ATGGGCAACCTGCTCGGCGGGGTCGGCGTGCGCGAGCCCACCACCGTGGAGGACTGCGACTCCACCTGGCAGACGGACTCGGAGCCCGAGCCCGAGGAACCGGGGCCGGGCGGCGGCGAGGGCCCGGGGCGGGAGCCCGCGCAGCCCCCGGAGCCCCCGGAGCCCCCGGAGCGAGCCGGCGGCCGGCCCCGCGCCAGCCCCGCGCCCGACCGGGACGCCGAGGTGGCGGGCACCGAGCAG gaGGCTGATTCCACTGAAGTATCTGCCAAACCAAAGAGAAGTTTTTATGCTGCGAGGGATTTGTACAAATACCGACACCAGTACCCA cagAACTTCAAAGATATCCGATATCAAAATGACTTGAGCAACCTTCgtttttataagaataaaattccatttaagCCTGATG GTGTTTACATTGAAGAAGTTCTCAGTAAGTGGAAAGGAGATTACGAGAAGCTGGAATACAGCCACACCTACATCCAATG GCTTTTCCCCCTGAGAGAACAAGGCTTGAACTTTTACGCTAAAGAACTAACTACGTATGAAATTGAG gaattcaagaaaacaaaagaggcaATTAGAAGATTCCTCTTGGCTTATAAAATGATGTTGGAATTTTTTGGAATAAAACTGATAGATAAAACTGGAAATGTTGCTCGGGCTGTTAACTGGCAGGAAAGGTTTCAGCACCTGAACGA GTCTCAGCACAACTATTTAAGGATCACTCGTATTCTGAAAAGCCTCGGCGAGCTTGGATATGAAAGTTTTAAATCTCCTCTTGTCAAACTTATTCTTCATGAGGCTCTTGTGGAAAATACCATCCCCAATATTAAACAGAGCGCACTGGAGTATTTCGTGTACACAATTAGAgacagaagggaaaggagaagactCCTGCGGTTCGCCCAGAAACATTACACGCCCTCGGAGAATTTTATCTGGGGACCACCCAGGAGGGAACAGCCCGAGGGCAGCAAAGCCCCGAagacccccgccccgcccacctcGGGGCATCACAGCCAGACGTCTACGCACAAAAAACCCAAGGACTCCAAAAATCCCTCCGCAGCTGGGCGCATAAATAGCAAAGCTGCCGAAGACAAAAAAGTGACACCTAGGGAGCCAGAGGAGGAGACAGACTGGCCCAGCTCAGAGGCCGGCAGCGAGGCTGCCAGGTCgggagacccagagagggagggTGATGCCGACAATTCCAGTCCTCAACCAGAAGAGACAGTTGCGCATGCGCTGGAGAAAAAGGAGCGTGCGTCTCCCTCTGAAAAAGATGAAGAGCGTGAAAACCGAAACAAGGACTGTGAAAGTCCCGGAGAGACAGGTTCCCACGATGACGCACCCTTACAGTGA